A window of Rhododendron vialii isolate Sample 1 chromosome 13a, ASM3025357v1 contains these coding sequences:
- the LOC131312303 gene encoding protein DESIGUAL 2-like, translating into MDKNITPIKMEKNIGPMVCLLILIMDIIAGILAIEAEIAQNKVENLKIWVLECRDPSYQAFKLGMAAAVLLALAHTIANLLGGCVCIWSKEELEKASANKQLAAASLIFSWILLVAGFSMLISGTLANSSARKSCGIANHHLLSIGGVLCFIHGLFIVAYYISATATVKEEKKAPQHRGNA; encoded by the exons ATGGACAAGAATATCACCCCAATCAAAATGGAAAAGAACATCGGCCCGATGGTTTGCCTCTTGATCCTCATCATGGACATCATTGCGGGCATACTTGCCATTGAAGCTGAGATAGCTCAAAACAAG GTGGAGAATCTGAAGATATGGGTTCTTGAGTGTAGAGACCCAAGCTATCAGGCATTCAAGCTAGGGATGGCTGCAGCAGTACTTCTGGCCCTTGCCCACACCATTGCTAACTTACTTGGTGGGTGCGTTTGTATTTGGTCCAAAGAAGAGCTGGAAAAAGCATCTGCTAACAAGCAGCTGGCAGCAGCCTCCCTCATTTTCTCCTG GATTCTATTAGTAGCTGGATTCTCAATGCTGATCTCAGGAACACTAGCTAACTCAAGTGCCAGAAAATCATGCGGGATAGCAAACCACCATCTTCTCTCGATTGGAGGggttttatgctttattcatGGATTGTTTATAGTGGCCTACTATATTTCAGCAACTGCCACTgttaaagaagaaaagaaagctcCTCAACATCGTGGCAATGCTTGA